From a single Halogeometricum sp. S3BR5-2 genomic region:
- a CDS encoding inositol monophosphatase family protein codes for MTNREQTARSAAATGADYAYDRFRTAVDVEQKTSEVDLVTEIDRETQRRTVAAIREAFPDDEIVAEEGDERETVPEEGYAWIIDPIDGTQNYTRGTRAWVTSVAVVEDGRPLASVNAAPAMGDTYVASEGSVYRDGDAMAVSETTDPAASLVASTLRLHDEESAAIGALAESVIADFGELRRTGSAQLTLSMVADGALDATVGLSDAPNSWDTVAGIHHVREAGGTVTDVEGDRWEPGASGLVATNGEFHDEVLSMTRRAVERVE; via the coding sequence ATGACGAACCGAGAGCAGACCGCGCGCTCGGCCGCGGCGACCGGGGCGGACTACGCGTACGACCGCTTCCGCACCGCCGTGGACGTCGAGCAGAAGACCAGCGAGGTGGACCTCGTGACCGAGATAGACCGCGAGACGCAGCGTCGGACCGTCGCGGCGATACGCGAGGCGTTCCCCGACGACGAGATAGTCGCCGAGGAGGGCGACGAACGGGAGACCGTCCCCGAGGAGGGGTACGCCTGGATCATCGACCCCATCGACGGCACGCAGAACTACACCCGCGGGACGAGGGCCTGGGTGACGAGCGTCGCCGTCGTCGAGGACGGGCGGCCGCTAGCGTCGGTCAACGCCGCGCCGGCGATGGGCGATACCTACGTCGCGAGCGAGGGGTCGGTCTATCGCGACGGCGACGCGATGGCGGTGAGCGAGACGACCGACCCCGCCGCGTCCCTCGTCGCCTCGACGCTCCGACTTCATGACGAAGAAAGCGCCGCCATCGGCGCCTTGGCCGAGAGCGTCATCGCCGACTTCGGCGAACTCCGCCGCACCGGGTCGGCGCAGTTGACGCTCTCGATGGTGGCCGACGGTGCGCTGGACGCGACCGTCGGACTGAGCGACGCGCCGAACTCGTGGGACACCGTCGCCGGCATCCACCACGTCCGCGAGGCGGGCGGGACGGTGACCGACGTCGAGGGCGACCGCTGGGAACCGGGCGCTTCGGGTCTCGTCGCCACGAACGGCGAGTTTCACGACGAGGTACTCTCGATGACGCGGCGAGCGGTCGAGCGGGTGGAGTGA
- a CDS encoding LolA family protein yields MSRLLPRFDRRVLTALLLLGLALPALLWASGGAIGDADPSVNANVTERYRSIGALTGTQTVEMRANGTVTSRSVAAVTRVPGTDRRRVRFRDESDRRYGIQVSNGSTLWLRDTDRNAVTVIELTGPPTESRAAVRLQRLVVAAGLTDDSGRPRSVEVSPLPVVPRHSGTAPRVDARDYVVEFVETTAVDGRSAYVLDVRPESDRGETRYRQRLWVDTERFYPLRQRTAWVDDGVRRSVTTTYTNVTFDASVSAETFRPRLGADTTVQRLDVPETELYRSSAELASRSSMAIPDPTVPPAFELVYATRTTGRVDGVGLRYRDGGRELAVAKFDYAVDIDPDERDATVDGRPATFDYGPTLSLSWNCGGYGYTVRGTGVGTERLIEIGRSVGCRA; encoded by the coding sequence ATGAGCCGCCTCCTCCCTCGATTCGACCGACGCGTACTCACCGCGCTCTTACTCCTCGGCCTCGCGCTTCCCGCACTTCTCTGGGCCTCGGGGGGTGCAATCGGCGACGCGGATCCCTCGGTCAACGCGAACGTGACCGAGCGGTACCGATCCATCGGCGCTCTCACCGGAACGCAGACGGTCGAGATGCGCGCGAACGGAACGGTCACCTCCCGAAGCGTCGCCGCAGTCACGCGCGTTCCGGGAACCGACCGGCGGCGGGTCCGCTTTCGCGACGAGTCGGACCGACGGTACGGGATACAGGTCTCGAACGGGTCGACGCTCTGGCTTCGGGACACCGACCGGAACGCCGTGACCGTCATCGAGTTGACCGGTCCGCCGACCGAATCGCGCGCGGCCGTCCGACTCCAGCGACTCGTCGTCGCCGCGGGGTTGACCGACGACTCGGGACGACCGCGGTCCGTCGAAGTGTCCCCGCTGCCGGTCGTCCCCCGACACAGCGGTACCGCTCCCCGGGTGGACGCTCGCGACTACGTCGTCGAGTTCGTCGAGACCACCGCCGTCGATGGACGGTCGGCCTACGTCCTCGACGTCAGGCCCGAATCCGACCGAGGGGAGACCCGCTACCGACAGCGACTGTGGGTGGACACCGAGCGGTTTTACCCCCTCCGCCAGCGGACGGCGTGGGTCGACGACGGCGTCCGGCGGTCGGTGACGACGACGTACACGAACGTGACGTTCGACGCGTCGGTATCGGCGGAGACGTTTCGGCCCCGGTTGGGCGCCGATACGACGGTGCAGCGTCTCGACGTCCCCGAAACGGAACTGTACCGAAGCAGCGCCGAGTTGGCGTCGCGGAGTTCGATGGCGATTCCGGATCCGACCGTGCCGCCCGCGTTCGAGTTGGTCTACGCCACGCGCACGACCGGTCGCGTCGACGGGGTCGGACTCCGCTACCGCGACGGCGGACGCGAACTCGCGGTCGCGAAGTTCGACTACGCGGTCGATATCGACCCCGACGAACGCGACGCGACGGTCGACGGCCGACCCGCAACCTTCGACTACGGGCCGACCCTCTCGCTGTCGTGGAACTGCGGGGGGTACGGTTACACGGTCCGGGGGACCGGTGTCGGAACCGAGCGGCTGATCGAAATCGGCCGGTCGGTGGGCTGTCGGGCCTGA
- a CDS encoding RNA 2'-phosphotransferase: MIRVCEDHGHFEGDGCPACGDEGRKILDDERRTRLSKFVSGALRHFPNDAGLSVDDRGWTEYGELVAAVTERYSWAEPKHVEAVTATDSKGRFERRGDRIRAAYGHSIAVTLEPTESDVPERLYHGTAPRNVGAILDEGLKPMDRQQVHLSETADEGREVGRRHADDPVLLAVDAEAMECEGFEVDRRGAGTYTAARVPPEFLERVDGDDEQADREDEQAGDQDGQAGDQDGQADDE; this comes from the coding sequence GTGATCCGCGTCTGCGAGGACCACGGCCACTTCGAGGGCGACGGCTGTCCGGCGTGCGGCGACGAGGGGCGGAAGATACTCGACGACGAGCGCCGAACGCGCCTCTCGAAGTTCGTCAGCGGGGCGTTGCGTCACTTTCCCAACGACGCCGGACTGTCGGTCGACGACCGAGGGTGGACCGAGTACGGGGAACTCGTCGCGGCGGTCACGGAGCGGTACTCGTGGGCGGAACCGAAGCACGTCGAGGCGGTGACCGCGACCGACTCGAAGGGTCGCTTCGAGCGTCGCGGAGACCGGATTCGCGCGGCGTACGGTCACTCGATAGCGGTGACGCTGGAACCGACCGAGTCCGACGTTCCGGAACGCCTCTACCACGGGACCGCACCCCGGAACGTCGGAGCGATACTCGACGAGGGTCTCAAGCCGATGGACCGCCAGCAGGTCCACCTCTCGGAGACGGCCGACGAGGGGCGCGAGGTCGGCCGGAGACACGCCGACGATCCGGTGCTCCTCGCGGTGGACGCGGAGGCGATGGAGTGCGAGGGATTCGAGGTGGACCGCCGGGGGGCCGGAACGTACACCGCCGCCCGCGTTCCGCCCGAGTTCCTCGAACGAGTGGACGGCGACGATGAACAGGCGGACCGCGAGGACGAACAGGCAGGCGACCAAGACGGACAGGCAGGTGACCAAGACGGACAGGCGGACGACGAGTGA
- a CDS encoding GlcG/HbpS family heme-binding protein, whose amino-acid sequence MAEELSLETATEIIAAAEEKAEEIEQPMVVTIATDEGNLIAQHRMDGAWLASVEISRNKAYTAAALETSTDQLAEPSEPGNSLYGLQTTDENRIVIFGGGYPLTVDGEIVATIGVSGGEVSQDMEVAQAGVDKFEDLHS is encoded by the coding sequence ATGGCAGAAGAACTCAGTCTCGAGACGGCGACGGAGATAATCGCCGCCGCGGAGGAAAAGGCCGAAGAGATCGAACAGCCGATGGTCGTCACCATCGCGACCGACGAGGGTAACCTCATCGCCCAGCACCGAATGGACGGGGCGTGGCTCGCGTCCGTCGAGATATCGCGCAACAAGGCGTACACGGCCGCTGCGCTGGAGACGAGCACGGACCAGCTAGCCGAACCCAGCGAACCCGGCAACTCTCTGTACGGACTACAGACGACCGACGAGAACCGCATCGTCATCTTCGGCGGCGGTTACCCGCTCACCGTTGACGGCGAAATCGTCGCCACTATCGGCGTCAGTGGCGGCGAAGTCAGCCAAGACATGGAAGTCGCCCAGGCCGGCGTAGACAAGTTCGAAGACCTGCATAGCTGA
- a CDS encoding ArsR/SmtB family transcription factor, which yields MSEDSALGELLDVLSDEYARDILAATSIKPMSAQQLADECEMSEPTVYRRVERLRAHGLLEEQTRVRTSNNNYSVYTATLSEVSITLDDGAFEAALRRTDEESFPGEGESDTADRFTRMWEDL from the coding sequence GTGAGTGAGGATTCCGCGCTGGGTGAGCTTCTCGACGTTCTCAGCGACGAGTACGCCCGGGATATCCTCGCAGCGACGAGTATCAAACCAATGTCCGCACAACAGCTTGCCGACGAATGCGAGATGTCCGAACCGACAGTCTACCGCCGGGTGGAACGGTTGCGCGCGCACGGACTCCTCGAAGAACAGACCAGAGTTCGGACCAGCAACAACAACTACAGCGTCTACACGGCCACCCTCTCGGAGGTATCCATCACGCTCGACGACGGAGCCTTCGAGGCGGCCCTGCGGCGCACGGACGAGGAGTCGTTCCCCGGTGAGGGGGAGAGCGACACCGCCGACCGGTTCACGAGGATGTGGGAGGACCTCTGA
- a CDS encoding Cdc6/Cdc18 family protein translates to MEKDGSQDIAAEIFAQEDPIFRNKSLVEVEHVPSPERIVGRDDEIRALSTELRSAVNGDSPENVILYGETGTGKSLVAKHVAKAAKSNAGDVRIGTVYVDCSTDDTETQAISSIARTLNDEAVTDIRVPETGLAKAAYYTRLYAILDQQYDVVIIILDEADMHPDDQILMSLSRAVETGKTDCRIGLIAISNKVRWAEDLNDRVKSSLQPRELNFHSYDANQLRAILSHRRDAFREGVLSDDVVPLCAAYAAQDHGDARQAIDVLRNAGMLAQRDGSDVVTRDHVEDAKMEAEKDRFRDLIGGLTVQKKLVLSAVTALHKGTDDDEFSMAQIIETYTKLCEATGTSTRSDRRVRDFVRRLAFLDILELRKQNLGRAGGITIYARLQPDHDLDIVHQTAMDDEQFVVTDSDAENASLDSF, encoded by the coding sequence ATGGAGAAAGATGGGTCACAGGACATCGCCGCGGAGATTTTCGCTCAGGAAGACCCCATCTTCAGGAACAAATCCCTCGTGGAGGTGGAGCACGTCCCGAGTCCCGAACGAATCGTCGGCCGCGACGACGAGATACGCGCCCTGTCGACCGAACTGCGGTCGGCGGTCAACGGCGACTCGCCGGAGAACGTCATCCTGTACGGGGAGACGGGAACGGGGAAGAGTCTGGTCGCAAAACACGTCGCGAAGGCGGCCAAGTCGAACGCCGGCGACGTGCGCATCGGAACCGTCTACGTCGACTGCTCTACCGACGACACCGAGACGCAGGCCATCTCCAGCATCGCGCGGACGCTCAACGACGAGGCGGTGACCGACATCCGCGTCCCGGAGACGGGACTCGCGAAGGCGGCGTACTACACGCGCCTGTACGCCATCCTCGACCAGCAGTACGACGTGGTCATCATCATTCTCGACGAGGCGGACATGCATCCGGACGACCAGATTCTCATGTCGCTCTCGCGCGCCGTCGAGACGGGCAAGACCGACTGCCGCATCGGACTCATCGCCATCAGCAACAAGGTCCGGTGGGCGGAGGACCTGAACGACCGGGTGAAGTCGTCGCTCCAACCGCGCGAACTCAACTTTCACTCCTACGACGCCAACCAACTCCGCGCGATACTCAGTCACCGGCGCGACGCGTTCCGCGAGGGCGTTCTCTCCGACGACGTGGTCCCCCTCTGTGCCGCCTACGCGGCGCAGGACCACGGAGACGCCCGGCAGGCCATCGACGTCCTCCGAAACGCGGGGATGCTCGCTCAACGGGACGGCTCCGACGTCGTCACCCGCGACCACGTCGAGGACGCGAAGATGGAAGCCGAGAAGGACCGCTTCCGGGACCTCATCGGCGGTCTGACCGTCCAGAAGAAACTCGTCCTCTCGGCGGTGACGGCGCTCCACAAGGGGACCGACGACGACGAGTTCTCGATGGCGCAGATCATCGAAACCTACACGAAACTCTGCGAGGCGACCGGAACGTCGACGCGGTCGGACCGCCGCGTCCGCGACTTCGTCCGGCGCCTAGCGTTCCTCGACATCCTCGAACTTCGGAAACAGAATCTGGGCCGCGCGGGCGGCATCACCATCTACGCCCGCCTCCAACCCGACCACGACCTCGACATCGTCCACCAGACGGCGATGGACGACGAACAGTTCGTCGTCACGGACTCCGACGCCGAGAACGCCTCGCTCGACTCCTTCTGA
- a CDS encoding DUF7521 family protein, which produces MAPVSPGAAMEWSIVALALGSTLVGAYVGYQAYRGYRRHDSRPMRALSLGLFLLTALAFGIAFVGSLLLREGVIGLQYQQPLTLLTRLFQFLGVLLIAYSLHSRG; this is translated from the coding sequence ATGGCTCCCGTCTCTCCCGGCGCCGCGATGGAGTGGTCCATCGTCGCGCTCGCTCTCGGTTCGACGCTCGTCGGTGCCTACGTGGGCTATCAGGCTTATCGCGGATACCGCCGCCACGACAGTCGGCCCATGCGGGCGCTCTCGCTGGGTCTGTTCCTCCTCACGGCCCTCGCGTTCGGCATCGCCTTCGTCGGTTCGCTGCTTCTCCGCGAGGGTGTCATCGGCCTCCAGTACCAGCAACCGCTCACGCTCCTCACGCGCCTGTTCCAGTTCCTCGGCGTCCTGCTCATCGCGTACTCGCTGCACTCGCGAGGGTAA
- a CDS encoding VOC family protein, with amino-acid sequence MTELSAHHVGVTVADLEQTVKFYRDTLGFPVESEFSVSGEAFATAVDVESATGRFAHLDAGGVRVELVEYEPEGERERESSVNQPGAKHLGFSVDDIDSLYESLDGQVETLSEPRTTDTGSRILFLRDPEGNLVELLETS; translated from the coding sequence GTGACAGAACTCAGCGCACACCACGTCGGCGTCACCGTCGCGGATCTCGAACAGACCGTCAAATTCTACCGGGACACGCTCGGGTTCCCCGTCGAGAGCGAGTTCTCCGTCTCGGGCGAGGCGTTCGCGACGGCCGTCGACGTCGAGAGTGCCACCGGTCGGTTCGCTCACCTCGACGCCGGCGGCGTCCGCGTCGAACTCGTAGAGTACGAACCGGAAGGAGAACGAGAGAGAGAATCGTCGGTGAATCAACCCGGCGCGAAACACCTCGGGTTCTCCGTCGACGATATCGACTCACTATACGAGTCGTTGGACGGACAGGTCGAAACGCTCAGCGAACCCCGGACGACCGACACAGGTTCTCGGATTCTGTTCCTACGGGACCCTGAAGGGAATCTCGTCGAACTGCTGGAGACGTCGTAA